Part of the Deltaproteobacteria bacterium genome is shown below.
ATAATTCTATTGTATGGGGTTAAGGCGCCTGAAGAGATACTATTTAAGGATGAACTGAATGAATGGGCTAGGGCGCAGGATTTTGATTTAAGGATTACGGTTGACAAACCGCACCCTGATTGGAAGGGGCATACAGGCGTTGTTACGACATATCTGCCTGAACTAAAATTAGACGAGGCAAAGACAGTTGCGGTTATTGTTGGGCCGCCTGTTATGTATAAATATGTTATTATGGTACTCGGCGAAAAAAGGATTGCAGGACATGAGATATTTCTCTCCCTTGAAAGAAGGATGAAGTGCGGACTTGGGAAATGCGGACACTGTCAGATTAACAGTGTCTATGTATGTCAGGAAGGACCTGTATTCAGGTTAAGTGAGATAAGATATTTGAGAGAGGCAATATAATAAGGCGAGAAAAGCGGGAAAGGCGGGAAAGGCAAATATGAAGATAGGTCAAAAACCAAAGGCAGCCTTTTTTTCTTTTACCTCCTGTGAAGGATGCCAGTTACAGGTTTTATCTCTTGCTGATGAACTTGTTAATATATTAAACCTCGTTGAGATTATAAATTTCAGGGAGGCAATTGATGAAAAAAGGGATGATTATGACATAGCCTTTATTGAGGGAAGCATATCCCGAACACATGAGATTGATGATGTAAAAAAGATAAGGGAAAAGGCAAGGATTGTTGTTGCCCTTGGTGCATGTTCTTCAATAGGAGGATTGAATTGCCTTAAAAACAGGTTTTCTATGGATGATGTAAAAAGGATTGTGTATGGTGAAAGGTCAAAATATTACAATTACTTTGACACAATACCTGCGAGACCAATTGATGCTGTTATACCTGTTGATTATTACATATACGGCTGTCCGATAACAGGGACAGAATTCTTAAATGTCTTAAAGGCACTGCTCATTGGCAAGAAACCTGATATTCCAAATCATCCTGTTTGTGTTGACTGTAAGATGGCAGAGAATATATGTGTTTTTGAAAAAGGGGAAACCTGTGTTGGACCTGTTACAAGGGCAGGGTGTGATGCAGTATGTATAACTTACGGCAGTGTATGCTGGGGATGCAGGGGCCTTGTTGACAACCCTAATATCACTGCACATAAAGAAACATTAAAGAGGCATGGTTTGACTGCCCATGATATATTGGGCAGTTTTAATCTGTATGATTCATGGCATATTAGAGGTGATAAGTGAAAAGGGATGTAAAGATAA
Proteins encoded:
- a CDS encoding oxidoreductase; protein product: IILLYGVKAPEEILFKDELNEWARAQDFDLRITVDKPHPDWKGHTGVVTTYLPELKLDEAKTVAVIVGPPVMYKYVIMVLGEKRIAGHEIFLSLERRMKCGLGKCGHCQINSVYVCQEGPVFRLSEIRYLREAI
- a CDS encoding NADH:ubiquinone oxidoreductase, whose translation is MKIGQKPKAAFFSFTSCEGCQLQVLSLADELVNILNLVEIINFREAIDEKRDDYDIAFIEGSISRTHEIDDVKKIREKARIVVALGACSSIGGLNCLKNRFSMDDVKRIVYGERSKYYNYFDTIPARPIDAVIPVDYYIYGCPITGTEFLNVLKALLIGKKPDIPNHPVCVDCKMAENICVFEKGETCVGPVTRAGCDAVCITYGSVCWGCRGLVDNPNITAHKETLKRHGLTAHDILGSFNLYDSWHIRGDK